One segment of Pseudanabaena sp. PCC 6802 DNA contains the following:
- a CDS encoding YifB family Mg chelatase-like AAA ATPase → MLARVWSASVLGIEAIQVGVEVDVAGGLPGIVVVGLPDTAVQESKERVKSALKNSGYTFPMKKIVINLTPADLRKEGPSFDLPISVGIMAASEQVNVQLIDNFLFLGELSLDGSLRPVAGVLPIAATAIKLGIKALIVPVENAQEAAVVEGLSVYGLRNLTEVGEFLATPHKYTPASRATTLSNSSNSAAPFPLDLKDVKGQEHARRALEIAAAGGHNLIFVGPPGSGKTMLARRLPGILPPMTFQEALEATQVHSVAGLLKGRGLVSDRPFRSPHHSASGPSLVGGGSYPKPGEISLAHHGILFLDELTEFKREVLEFLRQPLEDGYVSISRTRQSVTYPSQFTLVASTNPCQCGYYGDSIQACTCTPKQREQYWAKLSGPLMDRIDLQVAVNRLKPEEMTSYKEGESSTEVRSRVQAARQRQQERFQKEAKLNCNAQMQSRHLRKWCQLDESSLSLLEAAIRRLGLSARATDRILKVSRTIADLAGKEAIETPHLAEAVQYRTLDRMT, encoded by the coding sequence ATGTTAGCAAGAGTTTGGAGTGCCTCAGTTCTAGGAATCGAAGCCATCCAGGTAGGGGTTGAGGTTGATGTGGCCGGAGGACTGCCGGGAATTGTGGTGGTGGGGTTACCAGATACCGCCGTCCAGGAAAGTAAAGAGCGCGTCAAGTCCGCCCTCAAAAATTCCGGCTATACCTTTCCCATGAAAAAAATAGTTATCAACCTTACGCCTGCCGATCTGCGTAAAGAGGGTCCCAGCTTCGATCTGCCAATCAGTGTCGGGATTATGGCCGCCTCCGAGCAAGTCAACGTGCAACTAATCGATAATTTTTTGTTCCTGGGCGAGCTATCCCTCGATGGCTCCTTGCGTCCCGTCGCAGGCGTGCTGCCGATCGCTGCTACAGCGATTAAACTAGGCATCAAAGCCCTGATCGTTCCGGTCGAGAACGCTCAAGAGGCAGCAGTAGTTGAAGGTTTATCTGTCTACGGCCTGCGCAACCTCACCGAAGTGGGAGAATTTCTCGCTACGCCCCATAAGTACACTCCAGCCAGCAGGGCAACAACACTTTCAAATTCATCCAATTCTGCCGCCCCCTTTCCATTAGATCTTAAAGATGTCAAGGGTCAGGAACACGCTCGCCGCGCCCTCGAAATTGCGGCGGCGGGCGGGCACAACTTGATTTTTGTGGGGCCGCCTGGTTCTGGCAAAACCATGCTGGCACGACGCTTGCCGGGGATTTTGCCTCCCATGACTTTCCAAGAAGCCTTAGAAGCTACTCAAGTGCATTCCGTCGCCGGATTGCTCAAGGGCAGAGGTTTGGTCAGCGATCGCCCCTTCCGCAGTCCCCATCACTCCGCTTCCGGCCCCTCACTTGTGGGTGGTGGCAGTTATCCCAAGCCTGGTGAGATATCCCTCGCTCATCATGGTATTTTATTCCTTGACGAACTTACAGAATTTAAACGCGAAGTATTGGAATTCCTGCGACAGCCCTTAGAAGATGGCTACGTATCTATTTCCCGTACGCGACAGTCCGTTACGTACCCATCCCAATTCACTTTAGTTGCAAGTACAAATCCATGCCAGTGCGGTTACTACGGCGATTCCATTCAAGCCTGCACCTGCACGCCCAAACAACGCGAACAATATTGGGCTAAGCTATCAGGGCCATTAATGGATCGCATCGACCTCCAGGTCGCAGTCAACCGCCTCAAACCCGAGGAAATGACCAGCTATAAGGAAGGCGAAAGTTCAACCGAGGTGCGATCGCGCGTCCAGGCTGCCCGCCAACGCCAGCAAGAGCGCTTCCAAAAAGAAGCAAAACTCAACTGCAACGCCCAAATGCAAAGTCGCCACCTACGTAAGTGGTGCCAGCTCGACGAGTCATCCCTCAGCCTTCTTGAAGCTGCCATCCGCCGCCTTGGACTCTCCGCCCGCGCCACCGATCGCATCCTCAAAGTTTCCCGCACGATTGCCGACCTCGCTGGCAAAGAAGCGATCGAAACACCCCACCTCGCCGAGGCCGTCCAATACCGCACCTTAGATCGGATGACATGA
- a CDS encoding DUF4276 family protein has product MSDSAWRFVKFGLIVTGDTEAQHLPMLFRSLTKLGTCYFEVIRQIGQRSPITSDKKKLKMVGSGQTIPNRDEEEIGLEARRRLNENIDYVLLIDDLEQDRRDQATEVFNRYRLALDTMLSQEKHRASVHFLVNMLEAYYFADASAVNSVLGTSLEDCDYDVEEIPHPKNKLKAIYQGFEELEHGGQILACLDTEKVLSNPDTCASLRTLFAWCWQCLHQPRTDQYQLLNGKLSSITQIQLSQDSWRGT; this is encoded by the coding sequence ATGAGCGACTCAGCATGGCGTTTCGTCAAGTTTGGCTTAATTGTGACTGGAGATACTGAAGCTCAACACTTACCTATGCTTTTTCGTTCGCTGACAAAATTGGGGACTTGTTATTTTGAGGTCATTCGTCAAATCGGACAGCGATCGCCAATTACTTCTGACAAGAAAAAGTTAAAAATGGTAGGGAGCGGTCAAACAATTCCCAATCGAGATGAGGAGGAGATTGGGCTTGAAGCCAGAAGGCGGTTAAATGAAAACATCGACTATGTACTTTTGATTGACGATCTAGAACAGGATCGCAGAGACCAAGCAACAGAAGTTTTTAATCGTTACCGACTTGCACTTGATACGATGCTTTCTCAAGAAAAACATCGAGCTTCTGTGCATTTCCTCGTTAACATGTTGGAAGCATACTATTTTGCTGATGCTAGCGCAGTAAATTCAGTCCTGGGGACTTCTTTAGAAGACTGTGACTATGATGTTGAAGAGATTCCTCATCCTAAAAATAAATTAAAGGCAATTTATCAGGGCTTTGAGGAGTTAGAACATGGTGGACAAATTCTCGCTTGCCTTGATACTGAAAAAGTTTTATCAAACCCGGATACCTGTGCATCCTTGCGAACATTATTTGCATGGTGTTGGCAATGTTTGCATCAACCTCGAACTGACCAATATCAACTTTTAAACGGGAAGCTTAGTAGCATTACACAAATACAATTAAGCCAAGATTCATGGAGGGGCACTTAA
- a CDS encoding nuclear transport factor 2 family protein encodes MSPDIETQIRACEARLYAAMRASDVAELDALIADDLLFAGPTGDLATKAMDLELHRTGGTQFHEFVLKELEIRVWSDRFVLASAKIFLSGTYLGNAFAGDYRYMRVWRKGENGWQIAGGSVSAIV; translated from the coding sequence ATGAGTCCAGACATCGAAACCCAAATCCGCGCATGCGAAGCGCGACTTTATGCCGCAATGCGTGCTTCAGATGTGGCCGAGTTGGACGCGCTCATCGCCGATGACCTGTTGTTCGCGGGGCCGACTGGCGATTTGGCGACCAAAGCGATGGATCTGGAGTTGCATCGCACTGGTGGCACGCAGTTCCATGAATTCGTGCTCAAGGAGCTAGAGATACGAGTTTGGAGCGATCGCTTCGTTCTGGCATCGGCTAAAATCTTCCTGAGCGGTACCTATTTAGGAAATGCCTTCGCGGGCGACTACCGCTATATGAGGGTGTGGCGCAAAGGCGAAAACGGCTGGCAAATTGCAGGCGGCAGCGTTAGTGCGATCGTATAA
- a CDS encoding Ppx/GppA phosphatase family protein: MNSDRILAAIDIGTNSIHMVVVQVNTNLPSMTIIATEKATTRLGERCAKTGSLTDEAMHRSLVALARCQEICRSMEVEEIIAVATSAVRESPNGEDFIASIERELGLRVDLISGQEEARRIYLGVLSALELNNQPHVIIDIGGGSTELILGDGRDPDFLSSTKVGAVRLSDLFISTDPISNPEFERLQIYVRGMLERPTDDLRVLLDGSPARTIGTSGTIETIAAIHAKEKFGTVPNPLQGYEMTFADVERIVLRLKKMNLAERTALVRERRADIILAGSMILLETMRMLQANKITICQRSLREGLIVEWMLEHGLIEDRMRYQSSVRDRNVMKLAEKFGVNINYASQVATLALSLFDQTRGFLHNWGDTERSLLWAAAILHNCGHFVNHSAHHKHSYYLIRNGGLLGYTESEIEAIANLARYHRKSEPRKKHENYRRIANKRFRLFVDQVNPLLRLAVALDRRQIGAVKEIKLACDLKAQVCHLQVVPAQSNDPCTLELWSLDYKKQPFESQFHVSLSVTLAPAEVTPLLV; encoded by the coding sequence ATGAACTCAGATAGAATCCTGGCGGCGATCGATATTGGTACTAACTCCATCCATATGGTGGTTGTACAGGTAAATACTAACTTGCCTAGCATGACAATTATCGCGACTGAAAAAGCGACAACCAGGCTGGGCGAGCGCTGTGCTAAGACAGGTAGCCTCACGGATGAGGCCATGCACCGATCGCTAGTAGCATTAGCCCGCTGCCAAGAAATTTGTCGCAGCATGGAGGTGGAAGAAATTATTGCGGTCGCCACCAGTGCCGTGCGCGAATCCCCCAACGGTGAGGACTTCATTGCTAGCATCGAGCGGGAATTGGGGTTGAGGGTCGATCTAATTTCGGGGCAAGAAGAGGCGCGGCGGATCTACTTGGGCGTGCTATCGGCGCTCGAACTCAACAACCAGCCCCACGTCATCATTGATATCGGCGGCGGCTCCACGGAATTAATTTTAGGTGACGGACGCGATCCGGATTTTCTGAGCAGTACCAAAGTTGGTGCCGTGAGACTAAGCGACCTGTTTATCAGTACCGATCCCATCTCGAATCCGGAATTCGAGCGCTTGCAAATCTACGTTCGCGGCATGTTAGAAAGACCGACCGACGATCTGCGCGTATTGTTAGATGGCAGTCCAGCTCGCACGATCGGCACCTCCGGCACGATTGAAACTATTGCCGCGATCCATGCCAAAGAAAAGTTTGGCACAGTGCCAAACCCCCTGCAGGGATATGAAATGACCTTTGCGGACGTGGAAAGAATTGTATTGCGCCTCAAAAAGATGAACCTGGCCGAGCGCACTGCTTTAGTACGAGAACGGCGGGCGGATATTATTTTAGCCGGGTCGATGATTCTCCTGGAGACAATGCGAATGCTCCAGGCCAATAAAATTACGATCTGCCAGCGATCGCTGCGCGAAGGTCTGATTGTGGAGTGGATGCTAGAGCACGGTCTGATCGAAGATCGGATGCGCTACCAAAGTTCCGTGCGCGATCGCAATGTGATGAAATTGGCTGAGAAATTTGGGGTTAATATCAACTATGCCAGCCAGGTAGCAACACTAGCCTTAAGCCTTTTTGACCAAACCAGGGGTTTCCTGCACAATTGGGGAGATACCGAACGCAGTTTGCTGTGGGCCGCCGCGATCTTGCATAACTGCGGTCACTTTGTGAACCATAGCGCCCACCACAAACATTCCTACTATCTAATTCGCAACGGTGGGCTACTGGGCTATACGGAATCAGAGATTGAAGCCATTGCCAATCTGGCACGCTACCACCGCAAAAGCGAACCGCGCAAGAAGCACGAGAACTATCGACGGATCGCGAACAAGCGCTTTCGCCTGTTTGTAGATCAGGTCAACCCATTACTCAGGCTAGCGGTAGCGTTAGATCGCAGACAAATTGGCGCAGTCAAAGAGATTAAGCTCGCCTGTGACCTCAAAGCCCAAGTTTGTCATCTGCAAGTTGTCCCAGCGCAGAGTAACGATCCTTGCACCCTGGAACTGTGGAGCCTGGATTATAAAAAGCAACCCTTTGAATCGCAATTTCACGTCAGCCTATCTGTAACGTTAGCTCCGGCGGAAGTTACTCCGCTACTGGTTTGA
- the trpD gene encoding anthranilate phosphoribosyltransferase → MTNWSEILKQLIDKRSLDREQATTLMQGWLDAAIAPELSGAILVALQCKGIEAVELAAMAGVLQQLSLGQAADSSLSHGMNSLLDTCGTGGDGAETFNISTAVAFVAAAAGVPVAKHGNRAMSSRSGSADVLEALGVNLAATPEKIYDALPSVGITFLFAPNWHPAMKAVGSIRRSLGVRTVFNLIGPLVNPAQPTAQVMGVYHKDLLQTVAQALQILGRQQAVVLHSREGMDEAGLGDLTDIAFLQGDRITLEAIDSQALELSNASSSALKGGSIAENAEILRSVLQGKGTVAQTDCVALNSGIALRVAGKANTWAEGVKLASEVISSGAAWQKLEQLVGFLNS, encoded by the coding sequence ATGACAAATTGGTCTGAGATTCTCAAACAACTGATTGATAAACGATCGCTCGATCGCGAGCAAGCCACTACACTGATGCAGGGTTGGCTAGACGCGGCGATCGCACCGGAGTTGTCAGGTGCAATTTTAGTGGCACTGCAATGTAAGGGCATAGAAGCAGTGGAACTGGCAGCAATGGCAGGCGTATTGCAGCAGCTATCTCTGGGGCAGGCGGCAGATTCCTCCCTCAGTCATGGCATGAACAGTCTCCTGGACACCTGCGGTACGGGCGGTGATGGAGCAGAGACATTTAACATCTCAACTGCCGTAGCTTTTGTCGCTGCCGCCGCTGGCGTTCCAGTTGCCAAGCACGGCAATCGCGCCATGTCCAGCCGCTCGGGTTCAGCCGATGTCCTGGAAGCGCTGGGCGTGAATCTGGCAGCGACACCAGAGAAAATTTACGACGCGCTCCCCTCTGTGGGAATTACCTTCCTGTTTGCGCCTAACTGGCATCCTGCCATGAAAGCTGTGGGTTCCATTCGTCGCAGTTTGGGCGTTCGCACCGTTTTTAATCTGATCGGGCCACTGGTGAATCCCGCACAACCAACCGCGCAGGTAATGGGCGTATATCACAAGGATTTGCTTCAGACTGTGGCTCAGGCGCTCCAGATCCTGGGTCGCCAGCAAGCCGTCGTCTTGCACAGCCGCGAAGGGATGGACGAGGCAGGTTTGGGCGATCTTACGGATATTGCCTTTCTACAGGGCGATCGCATTACCTTAGAAGCGATCGACTCGCAAGCTTTAGAATTATCCAATGCTTCTAGCTCTGCACTTAAAGGTGGCAGCATCGCTGAAAATGCTGAAATTCTACGCTCTGTATTGCAGGGTAAGGGTACAGTCGCCCAGACAGATTGCGTTGCCCTCAATAGTGGCATTGCTTTACGGGTAGCAGGCAAAGCAAATACCTGGGCAGAAGGAGTAAAGCTGGCATCTGAAGTGATTAGCAGCGGTGCCGCATGGCAAAAATTAGAGCAATTAGTAGGATTTCTGAACAGTTGA
- a CDS encoding CAP domain-containing protein has product MAKQKSHPALVGALVVAIAALAGWQLYNLRQYLGRKQPQIDIAALERRIHALTNEQRRKHGIPELQFDDRLAKVARAHSQDMSNRNFFQHINLEGEDPGARGKKLGYRCVKNYDTYYTEGLSENLMRTYLYDSVLERAGIVVGYDWRTPEEIAQISVDGWMNSPGHRRTLLTATYDREGIGVTISPHQEVYVTQNFC; this is encoded by the coding sequence ATGGCTAAACAAAAAAGCCACCCTGCTCTGGTTGGCGCTCTTGTCGTAGCGATCGCAGCACTAGCTGGTTGGCAACTCTACAACCTGCGGCAATATTTGGGACGCAAACAACCGCAAATTGATATTGCCGCCCTGGAAAGGCGGATTCACGCGCTGACGAACGAACAAAGGCGCAAACACGGTATTCCAGAGCTACAATTTGACGATCGTTTAGCAAAAGTTGCGCGCGCGCACAGCCAGGATATGTCAAACAGGAACTTCTTCCAACACATTAATCTGGAGGGTGAAGATCCGGGCGCGAGGGGAAAAAAGCTAGGCTATAGGTGCGTAAAAAACTACGACACCTATTACACTGAAGGCTTATCAGAAAACCTCATGCGTACCTATCTCTACGATTCTGTTTTGGAACGGGCTGGCATTGTGGTTGGCTACGACTGGCGTACTCCTGAGGAGATCGCCCAAATTAGCGTTGATGGTTGGATGAATAGCCCCGGCCATCGCCGTACCCTACTGACCGCCACCTACGATCGCGAGGGAATTGGCGTTACGATTTCACCGCACCAAGAAGTGTACGTTACCCAAAACTTTTGCTAG
- a CDS encoding FdhF/YdeP family oxidoreductase, with product MADRDKQESGRESKPTMGGGMPVVSYWAEKTLTPQGSLLWQTLMHKSACLSCAWGAGGQKGGFRNEDEEPLQRCAKSVEAIASELMEPVPERLFADRSIAELQQLTSQAADRLGRLSFPAILRAGSSHYERISWDEVYELVAAALRRSPERVASYSSGRSSNEAAYLLQLMMRALGSNNLADCSDLCHAASTVGLKQMFGSGTSMVSLSDLKQADCVVLIGSNAPANHPRLMNELIKLRDRGGKIVVVNPLQEVGLVKFASPAYPLTSLLTGSEIASLYIQLIPGSDVALFVGIQKSLLEQGLVKFDYLKQHAEGWEAVIHQAEQTSWDAIASTCGIDREAIAAAAKVIGTAERVVFAWAMGATQHANGVDNIFSIANTALLTGNAGKVGAGTMPIRGHSNVQGFGSMGVTIRLKEEIRQALEQLLQRSLSRVPGYDTRAAIVAADEGKLDTLLCLGGNLYAANPDSTQVRRALGKIETIIYVATKPNLGHFHGLAKQNTIIVPVFARFENPHKTTTESGNNFVRLNDEGTSHLKGRSATDLISEVEFLTEIAHRLHGDTPVDWRKLQDTKYIRQLIAKTIPGYEQIGEIDDTKSEFTIKDRIFHAPHFPTPSGKATMFVTPIPNLKLPTLADFDIPSSARAIAVTLSTGRSYSQHNTVVYKQGDYYRGMPHRNCILMNRDDVEGAGWKEHQRVTVKGDAGKMESVEIIYGAIRRGCALMFYPEVNAIFSAQIDPRCGTPAYKRVPVAIYQEPIL from the coding sequence ATGGCCGATCGAGATAAACAAGAATCTGGACGAGAATCCAAACCTACTATGGGTGGTGGGATGCCTGTAGTGAGCTATTGGGCTGAGAAGACTCTAACGCCCCAAGGGTCTCTTCTGTGGCAGACGCTGATGCACAAAAGTGCTTGTCTCTCTTGCGCCTGGGGCGCGGGCGGTCAAAAGGGAGGATTTCGTAATGAAGATGAAGAGCCGCTGCAACGATGTGCGAAAAGCGTAGAAGCGATCGCCTCAGAATTGATGGAGCCAGTACCGGAACGCTTGTTTGCCGATCGCAGCATCGCCGAACTCCAACAGTTAACTTCCCAAGCAGCAGATCGACTGGGCAGGCTCAGTTTCCCAGCTATCCTCAGAGCCGGATCGTCCCACTACGAGCGCATAAGTTGGGATGAAGTTTATGAGTTGGTGGCAGCGGCATTGCGAAGATCGCCGGAACGGGTAGCATCCTACAGTTCTGGACGATCTTCTAACGAAGCGGCGTATTTACTGCAACTGATGATGCGGGCTTTGGGTTCCAACAACCTCGCGGATTGTTCCGATCTTTGTCATGCTGCTTCTACGGTGGGACTGAAGCAGATGTTTGGTTCGGGCACGTCAATGGTAAGTCTGAGCGATCTAAAGCAGGCGGATTGCGTTGTGTTAATTGGCTCCAACGCTCCTGCCAATCACCCTCGCTTAATGAACGAGTTGATTAAACTGCGCGATCGCGGCGGCAAAATTGTCGTTGTCAATCCACTCCAGGAAGTGGGATTGGTGAAATTTGCTTCGCCAGCTTATCCCTTAACTTCGCTCTTAACTGGATCCGAGATTGCCTCGCTCTATATTCAACTAATTCCAGGTAGCGATGTCGCTTTGTTTGTCGGCATCCAGAAATCTCTACTAGAGCAGGGACTAGTCAAGTTTGACTACCTCAAACAACATGCGGAAGGGTGGGAAGCGGTAATTCACCAGGCCGAGCAGACTAGCTGGGATGCGATCGCCAGCACCTGCGGGATCGATCGCGAAGCGATCGCCGCTGCTGCCAAAGTCATCGGCACGGCGGAACGAGTAGTTTTCGCCTGGGCGATGGGTGCCACCCAACATGCTAATGGTGTGGATAATATCTTCAGTATCGCCAATACTGCCCTGTTAACTGGTAACGCGGGTAAGGTGGGTGCGGGGACGATGCCCATTCGCGGGCACTCCAACGTACAGGGTTTTGGCTCGATGGGCGTGACAATTCGCCTCAAAGAGGAGATCCGCCAGGCACTGGAACAATTGCTACAGCGATCGCTCAGTCGCGTACCTGGTTATGATACCCGTGCCGCGATCGTCGCAGCCGATGAGGGCAAACTCGATACTCTCTTGTGTTTGGGAGGAAATCTCTATGCGGCGAACCCAGACTCGACGCAAGTTCGTCGTGCTTTGGGAAAGATCGAGACGATTATTTACGTAGCAACCAAACCCAATCTGGGACATTTCCACGGTCTTGCTAAGCAAAATACGATTATCGTGCCAGTATTTGCTCGATTTGAGAATCCCCACAAAACCACTACCGAGTCGGGTAATAATTTCGTGCGGCTTAATGATGAAGGGACATCTCATCTCAAGGGGCGATCGGCCACGGATTTAATTTCGGAGGTGGAATTTCTCACTGAAATTGCCCATCGCTTGCATGGCGATACTCCGGTCGATTGGCGCAAGCTTCAGGATACGAAATATATTCGTCAGCTAATTGCCAAGACTATACCTGGTTACGAGCAAATTGGCGAAATCGACGACACAAAATCTGAGTTCACAATTAAAGATCGCATTTTCCACGCGCCGCATTTCCCCACGCCATCTGGCAAAGCCACTATGTTTGTCACTCCGATACCGAACCTGAAGCTACCCACTCTTGCCGACTTTGATATTCCCAGTTCTGCCAGAGCGATCGCGGTAACGCTTAGTACGGGACGGAGTTACTCGCAACACAATACTGTAGTTTACAAGCAGGGTGACTACTATCGCGGTATGCCCCATCGCAACTGCATTCTGATGAATCGAGATGATGTCGAAGGTGCTGGGTGGAAGGAACACCAGCGCGTTACGGTTAAGGGCGATGCGGGTAAGATGGAGAGTGTAGAAATTATCTACGGTGCAATTCGACGGGGTTGCGCTTTGATGTTCTACCCTGAAGTGAATGCGATTTTCTCTGCTCAGATCGATCCGCGCTGCGGCACGCCCGCCTACAAGCGCGTACCCGTAGCCATCTATCAGGAACCCATTCTATAG
- a CDS encoding AAA family ATPase: MSKLTHLRVKNFRSLADIDIELKDLNVLFGANGAGKSTFLDTIWFIRDCAIRGVEQASSARSHGIGALWDGADDENTNISIEIETESVKYEVLFSYSSGRIEPFVGEKLYSKVRNINLIDRKVGSDKVKFYHLSLGYATFDLRDPERLAFSKYVDFQEDVEETSELDKLLHFVHLYHARQANLFVLKQRGSESSYHTWLWDRSDNLWSVLRNLHDKRRIDRRYDTIVDLMRESFPLFDDLLIEQTGPSTVYGSFLERRRRKPIQASGVSDGYLQMLIHLTALFSEGEERNSLILFDEPEISLHPWAIATFAKAVKLATTSWNKQVFIATHSPVLMSQFNPENILVTEVDDLGQTVIKRVSEMEEVQDLLEEYAVGSLYMSEAIAPQSRQSQTLVEGLAR, encoded by the coding sequence ATGTCTAAATTAACGCACCTCAGAGTTAAAAACTTTCGCTCGTTAGCAGATATAGACATCGAGCTTAAAGATTTGAACGTCCTATTTGGCGCAAACGGTGCTGGCAAGTCAACATTTCTAGATACAATCTGGTTTATTCGAGATTGTGCAATTAGAGGGGTTGAACAAGCATCCAGCGCTAGGAGCCACGGCATTGGAGCATTGTGGGATGGAGCAGACGATGAAAATACAAATATATCAATTGAGATTGAAACTGAGAGTGTAAAATATGAGGTTCTATTCAGCTATTCATCAGGAAGAATCGAACCCTTTGTAGGAGAAAAATTATACTCCAAGGTTAGAAATATTAATTTAATCGATCGCAAAGTTGGTAGTGATAAGGTTAAATTCTATCATCTATCCCTTGGTTATGCTACTTTCGATCTGAGAGATCCCGAAAGACTTGCCTTTAGTAAGTATGTTGATTTTCAAGAAGATGTTGAAGAAACCTCTGAATTAGACAAGTTACTTCATTTCGTACATCTCTATCATGCGCGACAAGCTAACTTATTTGTCTTGAAGCAAAGAGGATCGGAGTCTAGCTATCACACATGGTTGTGGGATCGATCTGATAACCTCTGGTCAGTTTTAAGAAACCTGCATGATAAGCGCAGAATCGATCGACGGTACGATACAATTGTCGATCTCATGAGAGAAAGTTTCCCATTGTTTGACGATCTTTTAATCGAGCAGACTGGCCCAAGTACAGTCTATGGGAGTTTTTTAGAGAGAAGAAGACGAAAACCAATTCAAGCTTCGGGAGTGTCTGATGGTTATTTGCAAATGCTTATACACCTCACAGCGCTTTTTTCTGAAGGAGAAGAGCGCAATTCTTTAATCTTATTTGATGAGCCAGAAATATCTCTACATCCCTGGGCGATCGCTACCTTTGCCAAGGCAGTAAAACTAGCTACAACAAGCTGGAATAAACAAGTATTTATTGCTACTCATTCTCCTGTTTTGATGAGTCAATTTAATCCAGAAAATATATTAGTTACCGAAGTAGACGATCTGGGGCAAACTGTAATTAAAAGAGTTAGCGAAATGGAGGAAGTCCAGGATTTGCTAGAGGAATATGCTGTTGGTTCGCTGTATATGTCTGAGGCGATCGCACCACAAAGTCGGCAAAGTCAGACTTTGGTTGAAGGGTTAGCTAGATGA
- the dapF gene encoding diaminopimelate epimerase has translation MASQVEQLAFSKYHGLGNDFILIDNRDRPEPKLTAAQAIKWCDRNFGIGADGVIFLLPATDGQPGDYRMRIFNSDGSEPEMCGNGIRCLAKFMVDLEIAPIDKRYHIQTGAGLMVLQLDADGQITVDMGEPRLLAREIPTTLAEPDSKAINVPLEVAGQTWHVTTVSMGNPHCITFVTDVGNITLAEIGPKFEHHAVFPQRTNTEFIEMVRRDYMKMRVWERGAGATLACGTGACASVVAGVLNDLCDRTCTVNLPGGDLKIHWVAETNHVLMTGPAQKVFTGQAQISQDS, from the coding sequence ATGGCATCACAGGTAGAACAATTAGCATTTAGCAAATATCACGGTCTCGGTAACGACTTTATCCTGATCGATAACCGCGATCGCCCCGAACCAAAACTCACAGCAGCACAAGCAATTAAGTGGTGCGATCGTAACTTTGGCATTGGTGCTGACGGCGTAATTTTCCTGCTCCCCGCCACAGATGGTCAGCCTGGAGATTACCGCATGCGGATCTTTAACTCCGACGGCTCCGAGCCAGAAATGTGCGGTAACGGCATCCGCTGCCTTGCCAAATTTATGGTGGATCTGGAAATAGCTCCTATAGACAAACGCTACCACATCCAAACTGGAGCGGGTCTGATGGTACTGCAACTGGATGCGGACGGACAGATTACCGTCGATATGGGAGAACCGCGCCTGCTGGCTCGGGAAATCCCCACTACACTAGCCGAGCCGGACAGCAAAGCCATTAACGTTCCGCTTGAAGTGGCAGGACAAACGTGGCATGTCACCACCGTCAGCATGGGTAACCCCCACTGCATTACTTTTGTGACCGATGTAGGTAATATCACTTTAGCTGAGATTGGCCCAAAATTCGAGCATCATGCCGTTTTCCCTCAGCGCACCAATACCGAGTTTATTGAAATGGTGCGTCGCGACTACATGAAAATGCGCGTTTGGGAGCGCGGAGCTGGAGCTACCCTCGCCTGCGGTACGGGAGCTTGCGCTTCTGTGGTTGCCGGCGTCTTAAATGACCTGTGCGATCGCACCTGTACCGTTAACCTCCCCGGCGGCGATCTCAAGATTCATTGGGTTGCGGAAACCAACCATGTCTTAATGACAGGCCCAGCCCAAAAAGTATTTACAGGTCAGGCTCAGATAAGTCAAGACAGTTAG